The Rhodamnia argentea isolate NSW1041297 chromosome 10, ASM2092103v1, whole genome shotgun sequence sequence CCTAAGTCCAGGAGTCAAACATCTAATCCTCGATGTTCCGTCCCTTTCACGCACATCAATTAAGTATACGTCCACCCGTTGGCGGACCGTCACCTATAAACATAAAGATACATCTGCTGTTGTAGTTGTCATTTATAATCAAGCCATCACTGCCCTAATTTTACTTTAAAACGGTATATATTATCAAGAACTCTAAGGAATTCCAACGGagataattgccaaaaaaagtcttaatacttattgtaattgtgtcaattcagtcctaaattttttttttttttaccaattcagttttaaacattttacatttgtgccaatttagtccttctggCTAACTTTGGTGGGAAACCGCTAACGTGACATGACCGGCGTtaacgtgataatttttaataatattttaaaaatgaaatatgttttttctttttttttttattttctctctcctcttttttttattcttctcttcttccttgggtTGCTAGTAGACAGCCGGCTAGAGCTGTGGGCGGATGACATCGCCTCTCCTGGCACTGGCGATGTCAAGGCCGGCCTCGAGAGGGACGAGGTCTGGCCTTGCCCAAGCGACCGCGATTGCCTGGCCTTGCTGTGGGGCAGCGAGGCCTGGCCTCACCGTCACCTGGGCAAGGCTTGCAGATCCAGTGAGGCGACCTACCTCTCTACGCCTGCAAGCCTCTTTCTGTATCAGCAACCTcgccctcttcctcttcttgctCTCCCAACTTCTTCCATTTTCCTTCCTTATCTCCAGCAACATGACGCATCAGCGATGACGACCACCACTGTGGCCGCAATCGCAGATGTGACAACGACAACAACCGAAAAGAAGACGACGATAACCCAATTCTCAGATTCATCAAGTCTCACACCCCTGTGCAAAACCCACCATGCgcagaaaaaaagagagaagaaaaaaatatgagaaagaaaaggaaaaaacagcaaaaagaaaaaagtaaataaataaataaaaattttaaaatattattaaaaatttaccaCGTCAACGCCGATCATGCCACATTagctattttcgatcaaaattggcatgaaggactgaattgacacaaatgtaaaaggtttaggattaaattgacataaacgcaaaaggtttaggactgcattgacacaattgcaataggtttagtactAATTCATGTCTTtggatttgattacactttaAAAAATAACGTACGTTGTGTTTGGTCACCCAAATTTCTAGTCAAGATAGAACTGGATATAATAGAATAAGAAATCATATCCTATCTACTATTTGGTGAACTATGGATTTAAAGTAAGATAAGTAGAGGCAAGGCACGATTGAAATTGACTTTATTTTGCTCAAACATCAACATGccttagaaattattcaatgatgaaTTATGATAAGTGAGTTATTTATGAGTCGAGATTTGTGCCATTTGACGTCGTGCACAACATTAACGAAGCAGACCTCATAGAATTGGGGGGTCTTATCAAGCGAGTAAATAAGTgcataacaatctaattatttGACCTCTTCTCGCAAATTGAAAATCCACTCATGCAAGTCATCCAATAGAGCTCTTTCGAATGTTGAGACCCCTTCTAAAAGTCGATGAtaaatcttgagtttttcgtAACATGTTGATTTCGAATGTTGAAAAGGTTTAAGTagttaaaaaacaaaatcgTGGAGATACCCAACTTTGCGGCCGGAGACCCCAGCCTAGCGTCGCCGAAGAGGCGGCCACACTTGATGATCACCGCCGTCAAAGAGGTAGCCCATGTTGGGTTTTGACGGAATATGTACGGGCAAAATTAAAACGCCAACGCAATAGAAATAAATATGTTTCTCTAGAGACAtcgttcgtgcgtttcaatcgagaATCAAACCGAACGAAATAGTTTGCGGAacacctcttgaagcgtgctcaAAGTGACTTGGTTCGGACGTTCTTCAAGTCCCACAAGTGTCGAACCTCTGAGTTAGACACACCACCAATTACGTCGAATGGAAAGACGAAACTCGTGAACGATCATCACTTTCAATTGTGCTACCAATCTCGTGGAGATAATTCTCCGAACTCTCTCATATTTTTTATCACGGCAAGTATGAAAcgaaagcaagaaagaaaataaaagctttttttttgttctttcacgAATAGCTTCCGCGCACCAAGAACgctttaagaaagaaaagaatttttctCTCAAAATTCACATGCACTCTAGAGATAAGAGAAAAACTCTTTCGTATCTCGTTGCACGATAGCACTACCACTAGCTTTATACAAGCTCGAGCAACTTGGTCTGCaagattggacccaaaaaaaaaaaaaaaaaacttggtatGGAAGTTCTTCAACTTGGAGACCAAGTTGTTGACCAGGCACGGTCAACAACTTGGTGACCAAGTTGTtgtcctttttctatttatttatttattttttaaaaacacttGGTCGGCACAGCTCATTGTGCTGACCAATAGTGTTGCACGCACATCTCATATGCGTGCAATACCATATCTTATAtattaatgtaaaaaaaaattaattaaaaacaaaatagagAAATCACATGTGTGCATATTGGACACATCAATATATGTCCAACTTAGGTGTGCGTGTACATTATATGCACGTAAATCCATGACCAAAACataagaattaaattaaatctcatttaattcaagttcaaatcgACTAatcgtgattgcaaacatatttgcaataccATCTTTCACGTTCGACGTTGTCATGTATTGGTCATGGTATGTGACATTTCTATCTTCATCATTGAGCTGACGGTAAGACATGCATTATCgcattagtacttccaagaaaATTGATTGTCCTTATCAACCTCcgggtcctacaagccatgagtgacatctagcaatatgtcattgTTATCCAATTAGTGTGTGAATGTTTCAAGAATATAATGAACCTGTCGGCTTTGGCTATAGtataattcaatccatctgcCTTACCatgtcccgatcgaacaaaggccacagaatatttgtcaagccaccaatTCAATCGTATGCACAAATCCAATTGGCATGCATGTATATGAGACACGAACCTTTCATTCTCGGTTACAACCCTAACTAAGGATTTCAATATAATGTTACAATTAAATCACATAGGACATCAACCTTGCATGTAATAAAGAAAtggattccattttgcgcacatgtGTAACTTCGTATATGAacgaactatgaccatcaagtacatagACGAATCAATGAACCGGCAATATGggcacttgtgaaccatagcaatccaacacacaagtcaacattgtgcctcaagtctaaggattatttagaTAAGataaagcatgaacaattagacattgactaCTCTTGAAGCTTCTATGTTGCTAATCATTCAATGCGCGTCATGTTCAATGAACTTGTTCGGTATAAGTACCTATGTTCTAACTCGGATATCACAATACCCAATTACTTGTGACTtgtcattcatttaagtatccaatacttaatggaGAAGCTAAGACACATTGGTCTCTACAGGATCATTAATATCCGCTCAATGATCCATCGATCGggaacaatttaaagattcaatATAACCGTGAATCTATCACATATATTTTTGACGTCTTAAGATTAGGTTCAATCAtaaccgatcttatggaatcATTCATTGAAATAATTAGACAGATGAATGAACGCATCttttccattaattaaatataaaattgaaaaaaattcctaaCATGTTACTATTACATGGTTGCTTTAAGGCATACATTTAATagccccccccccctcccccaattGGAGAGGCAGTCCGGCGCGGCGGAGATGTGGCCTAACGCGAAGGAGAGGTGGTGTTGTGGGAAGAATCTGATTCTCCGCGTACCcactctcttgagaaatcctatcACGGTCTATCCCACCTCCTCCCGtgagatttttttatcttgACTATATCCTCATTTATCCTTTCTTGGATAGCTACCAAACAcaaaataggataaaatatatatatcctaTCCCAGCTTATATACTGACGACCAAATGCAACCTAAGGGTTTGATTGGATCAATTaaaaactgcaaaaaaaaaaaaaaaaaaccgattgCGTTTTGAACCCAAGGTTGAGAATTCTTCAATCTTTGTGTAGGTTTCTCTCCCACTGTAATGTTATTTGGATGTGATGTTGAAAAGTCATGGACCATCAATTCTCTTGATTAATGGTGGAAAATAGAGGAAATGGATCTCCTAACATTGCCAATTCAAAATTAGGGatgacattgatcaaattgggccgtccaaatgaaaatggacggccagaTTTGATTCATGTCACCTCTTGAAAATGGGGAGAAAATTTTGGgcggaaatttttaaaaattttgaagaggtgACATGGATTAAATCAGGCCGTCCAGTTTGATTTGGACGgtctaatttgatcaatgtcaccCATAACATGGCAATGTTAGGTGATCCGAATCCGGAAATAGATGTTAGATGTCTGCCTTTCACTATTTCGAGGTATCAACGTTGAAGTTGCCATAAGTTCATCGTCCAAATTCTACTTAACTTCATGTTATAAAGCACATGTTATACACCTTTCAATCTTGGATTATCCATAAATGATTAATATTAGGGAAAATCCCCCAATCATGTTCAACGCGATTCGTTCTATATAGGGCCGGCAATCAAAAGATTGAAACTTTATCTAGGGATGGCAAATTTATTACGCAATCTATTTACAAAATACGCGATTAAGCGTGTTCGGATTAAGTTTGAAGGTATCCATATCAAATCAACCCTTCTATACATCAATTTGAATATGTCTTGTGCAGGTCGACCCTTCTAACCAGTCTATGGCATGCTTAAAAATGATGAGATGGACAGGTTAACATAATATTCGTATTAATGAGACATAATTagataaatgtgtatatgtcCACACAATATACACCTATTTATACGTATACGAGAGCTTATACGTATACGTGTTAAAACGGGTCTGCGGACGTAACCTCGAGCGATCACGACGCCAAACATGAACTATTCAGCCCTGTTCCTGTCCCTGTCTTCAAAGCTAGCAGAAGCATCAAACCAGACGTTAACATGGAGTCAGAGTAACCGGAACAGGGAAGCAAAAGAACAAATTCAAAAATCCTGAGGTGTATGTGTGGGTGGTTCTCCTAAAAGTTTCCGATTCAGTGCATTTTCTGTCAGCAGCTCATTTCTCTTGACCTCCTCAAGTTTCTCTTGGTTTAGGAAGAACATATTGACGTCGCATGACGAAACAATTTTGCTTCAGCGCGTGTTTACAGAACCTAGCAATTCATCTTTGGTTATGGACTCGACGATCCTCACGAGCTTTCCATGAGAATGGAAAATCAAGACCTAATGGACTTCAACATGTTCGGGCTCCTTGACCGCCCTCCGCCGACTCAAAAGGCTGGTTGTGTGAGGAACTCTGATGAGAGAATCCACCCTGCTCACTCCATCGACTGCAGACTCCGAGTCCTCTGTAATTCCAGCAAGCATGGTGTCCGGGTTTGCCTCGATTTGATTGGACCCGGATTTTTGACTGATCCCATTCTCCTGCTGGCCCGGGTTGCCGCCTGGAGCACTGGCTATGGATTGGCTTGGAGGttgatcattcttgaagaaCAAGCATATGACCGCACAGTCATCGATCTTACATCCTGGATACTTGGTCTTCCATGCTGTAACAGCGTGAGCAACCAATAATTTAGCAGCCACGGATCTCTTCTTTGCGGATGCAACAATCCTCACGACCTCTACATTGCTTAATACATCCCACACCTTgcgaaagaaaggaaaaagtgaagTCTGTCTCCCCGAAAGGAATTGAAAAGAAGAGTCTAGGATCAATGATAACGAACAATAACATCATCTTGACACCATGTACAGTAATTTGCAAATCAGAGCAACGACAGTAATTTTAGAAATCTACACTATTATCCAACGGGCAGTGTAATCTGCTGCCGCTATGGATTGAATTACTCTACTCTTACCCCATCGGTGGCTAGAACCACGAATTCATCATCTTGTGTAAGCTTTCTATAGGACACTTCAGGGGTGGATATCAGGCCATAATCTTTCAAGCAGAAATCTCCAAAAGCCCGAGCCATGGCAAGACCGGGGCAATTCTCGTCAGGCAACCATACTCTGAACACTTCTGGCTCTTCATCCATGGCAAAGACTCTGCCTTTGCATTTCTTGATCCTGTCTGCTTCACCTGAAGCAAAACGTTGAATGGAAGCAAAATTGCAGAAGGGTTAGGATGAGACATTTACTTGCTTTGAGAATGAATGAGGAAATAAAACGCACTTTTGATGTTCGGTTTCAGATCGACCGTGAGTTGGATGGGAACGGGCTGATTTTTCTGGCCTCTTGTGCACAGAACTGCTCGGGAATCTCCCAAATTGGCAATAATAAGATGATCTCCCTGAAAAATTTTTGAATGACACATTAGTGGATGTGACAATTATACTCATCAACATCTTCTACTTACAATTCTTTATCGTAGCTATCGCGTCTCTGTTTCGTACCTGCTTAACCATGGTTACTGCAGTCGTGCCGCTGCAGAAGCTGTCGATGGAGGAGTCGAGGCTAAGCTCTTCATCGATTtctttgaaagatttgatgaaaCTAGCCTCCCATGTAGAGAGAAGCATGTCAGGACCAAAATCCTCCTCACAACTCTCTCTCGCATTGtcgcttctttctttctctccaaTTTCTTGGCCCTCATCATCCTTATCCACCAGATCAAGGTCCCTACGAGAGCTTTCCTTGTTCTGCAAGGATTGGATCACTGAAGAGAGCTTCATCGGCAAATTGTCACGCACGTGGTGTGCAACTCTATGACCCACCGGACCATGGCCATCGAACACCCCGCAAAAGAATGCATCTTTCTGGCCATTGAAGTCCTGAAAAATTATCGAAGCTTTCGTCAGCCGTAGCGAGTCATAGAAATTACGGTGCTATCATCATGAGACGAAACACTTCGGCGTAGTTCCCAAGGTTCCAATTAAGCCATATGGCAGCATGAATCTACAGAGCCGATGGGTTCATGCGTTTAATTTCTGTCTGAAAGGTGCAACTTTTCATTGTAGATTTTGATCTTTTTTAACTAATGACTTTGACTTTTGAGTCCATTTGCACCCTCCCCCCCAACCATTTTTTACATGCACAAAAACATTTT is a genomic window containing:
- the LOC115749244 gene encoding probable protein phosphatase 2C 65, yielding MGACCSTDRDEGRDWVEMVNDDRDDEFEGDDGGGGGGGVSEGDLGARVRLRGSNDSCCMFTKQGRKGINQDAMAVWEDFNGQKDAFFCGVFDGHGPVGHRVAHHVRDNLPMKLSSVIQSLQNKESSRRDLDLVDKDDEGQEIGEKERSDNARESCEEDFGPDMLLSTWEASFIKSFKEIDEELSLDSSIDSFCSGTTAVTMVKQGDHLIIANLGDSRAVLCTRGQKNQPVPIQLTVDLKPNIKSEADRIKKCKGRVFAMDEEPEVFRVWLPDENCPGLAMARAFGDFCLKDYGLISTPEVSYRKLTQDDEFVVLATDGVWDVLSNVEVVRIVASAKKRSVAAKLLVAHAVTAWKTKYPGCKIDDCAVICLFFKNDQPPSQSIASAPGGNPGQQENGISQKSGSNQIEANPDTMLAGITEDSESAVDGVSRVDSLIRVPHTTSLLSRRRAVKEPEHVEVH